In Pseudomonas sp. GCEP-101, one DNA window encodes the following:
- the rbfA gene encoding 30S ribosome-binding factor RbfA has translation MAKEYSRTQRIGDQMQRELALLIQREIKDPRLGLVTITGVDVARDLSHAKVYVTVMGQDDNAAVVKQNTDILNDAAGFLRMQLGKAMKLRTVPQLHFSYDASIRRGAELSALIERAVAADRRHGGDSEE, from the coding sequence ATGGCCAAAGAGTACAGCCGTACCCAGCGTATCGGCGACCAGATGCAGCGCGAACTGGCGCTGCTGATCCAGCGTGAAATCAAGGACCCCCGTCTGGGCCTGGTGACCATCACCGGCGTCGACGTGGCCCGTGACCTGTCCCATGCCAAGGTGTACGTCACCGTGATGGGCCAGGACGACAACGCTGCGGTGGTAAAGCAGAACACCGACATCCTCAACGATGCCGCAGGCTTCCTGCGCATGCAGCTGGGCAAGGCGATGAAGCTGCGCACCGTGCCACAACTGCACTTCAGCTACGACGCCAGCATTCGCCGTGGTGCCGAGCTGTCGGCGCTGATCGAGCGTGCGGTCGCTGCCGATCGCCGCCATGGCGGCGATTCCGAGGAGTAA